A region of the Chitinispirillales bacterium genome:
TAAAGAAATAGTCGCCGTAACCCCCCGCCGCGAAAGCGAGTTGAATCCCGCTCTGGCGTTTGTTTTTGATTTACTTGAAATTGACGAAATTTATCAAATCGGCGGCGCTCAGGCGATCGCTGCTTTGGCTTTCGGAACACAAACAATTCCTGCCGTAGATAAGATTGTAGGACCGGGTAACAGTTTTGTCGCAACGGCAAAGAAAATGGTTTATGGAACGGTGGATATAGACTGCGTAGCCGGACCAAGCGAAGTGATGATTTGGGCGGATGAAAGTGCGAATCCTACATGGGCGGCTTTGGATTTGCTTTCACAAGCCGAACACGGAAGCGGCGACGAAACGGCTGTTTTGCTTAGTGAAAGCGCAGATTTTGCGCAAAAAGTCAAGGCGGCGCTACTTGACGAAATTGAGAAGTCTCCAGTGAAGAACATCTTTGAAAATCTGTCGAAGAACGCCATTTGCGTCTTTATTACCGCAAACCGTGAAGAATCCGCCGAACTGATAAATAAAATCGGTCCCGAGCATTTGGAAATCTCGACAAAAGACCCTGAGAACGACTTGGAGAAGATAGAAAATGCGGCGGCGATATTTTTGGGAAACTATTCTCCTGTTCCCGTCGGCGATTACTTTGTCGGCACAAACCACGTTTTGCCTACTGCCGCCGCAAGCAGATACGCTTCACCGCTTGGAACGGACGATTTCCGCAAAAGAATTTCAATAGCAAAGATTTCGCAGGACGGATTAAAAAGCGCGGCGCAACATATTTCGCGTTTTGCTCGTGCGGAAAATTTTATTCATCACGCATTGACTGTCGAGCGGAGAGTTGAAGAATGAAAAAGTTTTTAATGTCTCTTATCAAAGT
Encoded here:
- the hisD gene encoding histidinol dehydrogenase, producing MAIQIPVVRFKSKESDKILSDIENGRRSRNEEIEKAVREILDNIARNGNKALFEYCKKFDGRDLTAKNVRLQKKYISSQAQKIDKDLARTIKESAKRIFAYHEKQKIDASFSLKTDEGVLRQKILPLRRVGLYIPGGHTVYPSTVLMNAIPAKIAGVKEIVAVTPRRESELNPALAFVFDLLEIDEIYQIGGAQAIAALAFGTQTIPAVDKIVGPGNSFVATAKKMVYGTVDIDCVAGPSEVMIWADESANPTWAALDLLSQAEHGSGDETAVLLSESADFAQKVKAALLDEIEKSPVKNIFENLSKNAICVFITANREESAELINKIGPEHLEISTKDPENDLEKIENAAAIFLGNYSPVPVGDYFVGTNHVLPTAAASRYASPLGTDDFRKRISIAKISQDGLKSAAQHISRFARAENFIHHALTVERRVEE